CAATATACATCCGACGTAAACGCCATGCCTTATCAAGGCACAATGAACATGATGTGTGGACACTTCGTGAAATCATGCCATCCTGTGTCCTTGACCTTGTTCGGTCCCTTTATCCAAATCCAGAGGGAGTACCTTATATGGGACACAAATGGAATTAATCaatatgattaaaatattttttttaaaaatgatcataAGTGCTCAATAATGCATTGCACTGTGATGCACTCTGAGAAACTTCAGACTTGTGTGTAATGCATGATGTGTTATCATGACCAGCTGGACATCAAATCTTAATTAACAATTTTCAATTTGTCTGGaagtgatttatttttaattcattaaatggAAAAGGGTTTAAACTCGGTTCAAATTATAAAGTAAGTTTTGACATTATCATTTTGCAATTCTGTTGTTGTAAATATACAATCATATATTTTAgagtattttctaaaaatatcaatgacattaaaacattaattaaatgaaagaaaactaaGTTATCTTTGGGTTTTCAATTATATGAAATGCTATGCTAATACAAATGTGTATATTTGAATCAAGGGGATTTCCAACTTCTGTTTACCTTGATCAGATGAACTTTGACATGTCAATCAAATCTGAATTTGAATTCGCCTCAGATTTTTCACAGCAATAAATGCTGTTAATTGGGCATTTTATTGGCCAAAGGATGCATCAATTTATTCACAGTTGTTGTCTCCAACAGCTGGACAAAATTAGTCAGGATACATTAGCAATAAACTATGCAATTCACAGAAATGTGTCCCTCGGGATTCTATGACCGAATTCAAAATTCCCACTTCCATTGTGGGAGATCTCGCAGGTTCTCGCTATTTATATGAGAGTTGCCAGTTTAATGATTATATTTAAAATTACACCCAAAACTATCATAAAGGCacattttacaacaaaatgagATTTTCAGATCCAGTGCTAGTATTGCTTTGAACTCGATGTATATCAGTTCTGGGATACACTGTACTGATATCAGATAAATCTAGAAATGGCAGAAGAGTGATCATTGAGTTAGTATATCAGGTCATTTTTAGACCATTTCGAAATATCAGATTGATAAATTAAGAAGTGATGATGATAGTGTTTATTCGATCTCCCAGCAACCTGTCAAAGTTCTGGAACCAGTCAGTAATAAACTTAATAAGTAATATATAAAGCTTTCAAACAAAATGAAGAGGACTGCAGTGCAAGTAAACACAAGTTGAACCGTAATTAAGCATCTGTAATTTTGAACCAGAGGTTTTTTAGTTTGCAGGTTTGATCGCAAAATACAtctattcattttaaattatattagatAAGATATGATGTTaacaattatgaaattcatcatttaTCATGGATGTGGAGATTCAGTGTATTATATGTCCAGGTTTATTCTATGCTGATGTATATTATGTGTATTCCATACAGAtagaaaagaacaaaaaataCGCCAAATGGAAGGCAGCCTACATTCACAAGTGTCTGCAGACTGGTGAGACCCCCGTAGCTGGGCCTCTACCAGAAGAGGGTGACGAAGGTAAATATTAAGCAAGCAGTGCCCTTTTAAAATGATGATTGTGTAATACAATGTTTGACTGGTTTACATATTTGGCTGTATGTGGTATTTGGCTGTATGTGGTATGGAGTGTTTCTCTACATTTACTGTATGTTTGCAGATGCACCACAGCCCTCCACCTTTAGTGGTGCCACAGCAGGGCCATCATCTTACAGCAACCAGCCACCAAGTCAGCCTTCACCCCCCTATCCACCCCCAGGGAATCAGTTACCAGGTGGCGCTCAGAGCTGGCCTCAGGAACAACCGCAGGCCTCCTAccaaccaccaccaccacaaccCCAGTACTCCGCACCGCAGGAGACGTGGAAACCGCCCTCCAATCCCAGTGAGTCTATTCTAAGTACTGCTGTTCACttgagaaggggggggggggttgaagaacgattttatttcaaatatttcattccacATTGGAAGTCCTGATGATTACATGTAGGTGTAGTGAAGGATTCTGGAAGGCACAGCTTTTAATAAATTTCTGCTCATCAACCTCTCAGCAGCTTTAAATGATAGATTACAGATCAAGATTTGTACACATTAATTTATAGATGACGAGGTGAGCCTTTATTGATCTGCAGTCTATCTTGTTATCATGAAACTTTTATAAATGTAATCTCACCAAACTCGCAACTGACAAAACACAGGGGGAAAAACATGGGGTTGAAAATTTTACTTCTAAATATGATCATACATCACTTGTTACATATGGTCATATTTAGATGTAAAATTTTCAACCacatttttttgtgtgtgttttattgTCAATTGCAAGTTTCTTATATTATGGATAATcttaatttttaacaaaaatgacTGCCTATAGTGATAAATTTTTCATGTTGCTAATTTTCTACCATTTTGGCAACAGGTCCAAAGTCCAGTATTTTGTGTAGATTTTTACAGGTAGTGTTAAATGAAAGTCCAAGATTTTGTGTGGATTTTTACAGGTGGTGTCAAATTAAATTCTGAGGACTACCAGCGAGCCATGAAGCTTTGTAAATTTGCCAGTAGTGCACTACAGTATGAAGATCCTACCACAGCCATAGACAATCTAACTAAAGCTCTCACACTTTTAACTACGGGCAAGGAGAAATAGTTCGTGGGGCATATGTGAGCCGAGGACAATCTGTTATCATACAACAGATAGATATCTGAGAGAAAATTCTCTAATGTAGATTTAATATTAAAGACAAGTTCTTTTTCTTCTATGTA
Above is a genomic segment from Ostrea edulis chromosome 3, xbOstEdul1.1, whole genome shotgun sequence containing:
- the LOC125674472 gene encoding vacuolar protein sorting-associated protein VTA1 homolog, which gives rise to MSLTALPAKLKSIGHYIKTATEHDKRDPVVAYYCRFYAVKKGIEIDSSSAECKSYLLGLMDFLEKQKQACPEDSPIRNEVIGQAHVENYALKVFLYADNEDRAGRFNKNVVKSFYTAGMLFDVLSVFDLVSEDIEKNKKYAKWKAAYIHKCLQTGETPVAGPLPEEGDEDAPQPSTFSGATAGPSSYSNQPPSQPSPPYPPPGNQLPGGAQSWPQEQPQASYQPPPPQPQYSAPQETWKPPSNPSGVKLNSEDYQRAMKLCKFASSALQYEDPTTAIDNLTKALTLLTTGKEK